Part of the Benincasa hispida cultivar B227 chromosome 12, ASM972705v1, whole genome shotgun sequence genome is shown below.
AcacaatataaaaataattttactatCAAAATCTATGAGTGATACTATTAATAAGAGTCTATATATCATacgatatttatattttttgtaaaaTGTGGTTATAcacataattatttaaaagtactatttattataattatctaTAAACTAGTTTAATGTGAAATGTGATTGGTGTTATGGGAGGAGGGACAACAAATAATATGGGAGATTTTGATGAGGGTGGGGAGCAATATCAGATAAGATACACACAtacaaacatacaaacaaatgaaaaaaaaaaaagaaaaacttgatTCTCTTTCTTTGTGTGTAAAAGGAGGGAGAGGGGGGCATGGGAGAAGAGGAGGAGGTGGTGGCAGCAGAGTTCAGGGGGGATGAACTTGTAAAACTCACACAATGCCCTAATTAAGGTCCACACTCATGTGAATCCCATCAACTTGCTCCTCTTCTTTGGGCCCACttcctctctctatttttctattttctctgCCTAATCAaccctttatttatttcttttttcttatgtTGAGTAAAAAAATATTAGCGCTATGCCTAATCTCATACTCTTGTTTTTATACatgtaaagaaaaattaaaaatattatttttcttgaaaaaatataaaactgtCACGTGGTAGTTTTTTATTAGGCAACTTGGGCTGCACAAGAAGCACCcaagtatttttcaaaaaatattgttCCCTTTCATCTattcattatattaaataattcaacAAATAGAAGTAAGACaatttatcatatatttttttttaacattaattgatctattagatataaattattTGAGTTTTAcgttgaaatgaaaatttaaaatttcaattttctcaTATTAGATatgtgaattaaaaaaaataataaaagtttaaagactaaattagtAACTTTCAAAGTGTAAATATTtaagatatatatttaaaatatccaGTCTAAATTTGTAACTTAACcgtaataaattaaaaaaaaaaaaagagtgagaATGGTAAAAAGTGGAAGATTTGAAGATCCTCCATGAAAccaacataataataataatgaaaaataacataaaaagaaaatgttgaatTATTATAATATGTTCCCCCTCTTCATGTCCCTAAATCAAAATGTCACTCACCATGAATCTTCCTATACTTACTCACCCATAGgccataaatataaatatattttatttttctcttttatctCTAAGTTGACCCACCTCACCCACATACCCATATATCTCCCACACCCATAATAATTGGATTCCATCCCTCTTCCCCTCCTCCcctctttcttatttttattatttatttatttatttaaaaaagagcATTGAGTAATTGCTATATATATTCCATCCCCCTGAGACCCTCAATTTCCATTCATTTCACTCCTAACCCCAAATCTctctcttattttctttttcttccatttctctctTAAATCAACCAACAATTCCAATGGACGCAAGCTCTATAGACGAAAGCACCGCCAGTGACTCCACCTCCGTTTCTCCCGTCACCCCATTACTCTTCCACTCATCGCCGTCGCCTACGGCGGAAGCAGAATCCCGTAAACTTCCATCTTCTCGTTTCAAAGGAGTCGTCCCTCAGCCCAACGGCCGCTGGGGCGCTCAGATTTACGAGAAACACCAAAGAGTATGGCTCGGCACTTTCAACCAAGAACACGACGCCGCCAAGGCTTACGACATCGCCGCCCTCCGCTTCCGCGGCCGCGACGCTGTCACCAACTTTAAACCTCTCCGCCACGACGACAACGCCGCCGTGGAAGCCGACTTTCTCAACTCCCACTCCAAGCTCGAGATCGTCGACATGCTCCGCAAACACACTTACAATGACGAACTCCAGCAAAGCAAGCGCCACCGGGGAGCCACGGCGGCGACGGCGGATTCAGCCTCCGGGTCGTTCCCCAATTACTCCGGGTCAGATTCGAATCGGGAAGTTCTGTTTGAGAAAACCGTGACGCCGAGTGACGTGGGGAAGTTGAACCGGCTGGTGATTCCGAAGCAGCACGCGGAGAAGAATTTCCCGATGGGAGACGGCGTTGTTTCCGGGAAAGGAATGCTTTTAAACTTCGAGGATATGGGAGGGAAGGTTTGGCGGTTCCGGTACTCGTATTGGAACAGCAGCCAGAGCTATGTGTTGACTAAAGGCTGGAGCCGGTTCGTTAAAGACAACACTCTCCGAGCCGGAGATGTGGTTCGGTTCCTCCGTTCTACTGGACCGGATAAACAGCTTTACATTCATGCTAACCCAACCCCTGGACCGGGAATTAACCCGGTTCATGTTGTGAAGCTTTTTGGAGTCAATATTTTGCAATTGCCTGTGGGGA
Proteins encoded:
- the LOC120092561 gene encoding AP2/ERF and B3 domain-containing transcription factor RAV1-like; amino-acid sequence: MDASSIDESTASDSTSVSPVTPLLFHSSPSPTAEAESRKLPSSRFKGVVPQPNGRWGAQIYEKHQRVWLGTFNQEHDAAKAYDIAALRFRGRDAVTNFKPLRHDDNAAVEADFLNSHSKLEIVDMLRKHTYNDELQQSKRHRGATAATADSASGSFPNYSGSDSNREVLFEKTVTPSDVGKLNRLVIPKQHAEKNFPMGDGVVSGKGMLLNFEDMGGKVWRFRYSYWNSSQSYVLTKGWSRFVKDNTLRAGDVVRFLRSTGPDKQLYIHANPTPGPGINPVHVVKLFGVNILQLPVGKNTTKTEGVFLELHPTKKQRIIKPL